The Methanocaldococcus sp. genome has a window encoding:
- a CDS encoding RNA ligase partner protein, whose translation MQKQRFCLDTSAFTEPSVRKAMNVKTITELTDKLMDLIAEARIKLNISCHIPYPSVYKELIGFLHSENCPKDVIIKVDTWLVKKTPNRYEIKIPSEIFYEYVKDLRERINKGMRIGEEHIIKSSDMVYELSKRHPEMRKDEIINKVLSKTINTFRNKYRSALRVGTLDSAPDLDVLLLAKELDAAVVATDGGIEKWAQRLGLRFVNAVNFPFMLEEYLRHADRHRRYL comes from the coding sequence ATGCAGAAACAGAGATTTTGCTTAGATACAAGTGCATTCACTGAACCCTCGGTTAGAAAAGCAATGAATGTTAAGACAATTACAGAATTAACAGATAAATTGATGGATTTAATAGCAGAAGCAAGGATAAAGTTGAATATCTCGTGTCATATACCATATCCAAGTGTATATAAGGAGTTAATTGGATTCTTACATAGTGAAAATTGTCCAAAAGATGTTATAATAAAGGTAGATACTTGGCTCGTTAAGAAAACTCCAAACAGATATGAGATAAAAATTCCTTCAGAGATATTTTATGAATATGTTAAGGATTTGAGGGAGAGGATTAATAAAGGGATGAGAATTGGAGAAGAGCATATAATAAAATCTTCTGATATGGTTTATGAATTATCAAAAAGACATCCAGAAATGAGAAAGGATGAAATTATAAATAAAGTTCTATCAAAAACAATAAATACATTTAGAAATAAATATCGAAGTGCTTTAAGAGTTGGAACATTAGACAGTGCTCCAGATTTGGATGTTTTACTTTTGGCCAAAGAGTTAGATGCCGCAGTTGTAGCTACTGATGGGGGAATAGAAAAATGGGCTCAAAGATTAGGATTAAGATTTGTAAATGCCGTTAATTTTCCATTTATGCTTGAGGAATATTTAAGGCATGCGGATAGACATAGAAGATATTTATAA
- a CDS encoding site-specific DNA-methyltransferase: MKLGKFEIDNIYLGDSLVLMKDIPDDSIDLIVTDPPYGINFKGKKNNYNRKYENVLEGYNEIPKEKYYEFSYNWMKEAYRILKPTGSMYVFSGWTNLKDVLNALDDVGFITINHIIWKYQFGVFTKRKFVTSHYHILFVVKDEKRYKFNKIEHYPEDVWIINREYWRGKVKTPTKLPTELVKKIILYGSDEGDIVFDPFLGSGQVCVVAKMLNRHYLGFEIVKEYYEFAKKRLEEIERQKENGLIKWINKSNTIKK; the protein is encoded by the coding sequence ATGAAATTGGGTAAATTTGAGATAGACAATATTTATTTAGGAGATAGTTTAGTTTTAATGAAAGACATTCCAGATGATAGTATTGATCTAATTGTTACAGACCCTCCATATGGAATTAACTTTAAAGGTAAAAAGAATAACTACAATAGAAAATATGAGAATGTTTTAGAAGGTTACAATGAGATTCCCAAAGAAAAATATTACGAATTTTCTTATAATTGGATGAAAGAGGCATATAGAATATTAAAACCAACTGGGAGTATGTATGTATTTTCTGGTTGGACAAATTTAAAGGATGTTCTCAATGCATTGGATGATGTAGGATTTATAACAATAAACCACATTATTTGGAAATATCAATTTGGAGTTTTTACAAAAAGGAAATTTGTTACATCCCACTACCACATTTTATTTGTTGTTAAAGATGAAAAAAGATACAAATTTAATAAAATAGAACATTATCCAGAAGATGTTTGGATAATAAATAGGGAGTATTGGAGAGGTAAAGTTAAAACTCCAACAAAATTGCCTACTGAATTAGTTAAAAAAATTATTCTATATGGAAGTGATGAAGGAGATATAGTTTTTGATCCCTTCCTTGGATCTGGACAGGTTTGTGTTGTTGCAAAAATGCTAAATAGACATTATTTAGGTTTTGAAATAGTTAAAGAATATTATGAATTTGCAAAAAAGAG
- a CDS encoding DUF356 domain-containing protein has translation MTLLLIRGDSYEKLKNALADVDRHAELTIIGKPKIIVPEAADEILGHILGEVKKPCKKACVAKIAEKAPKAIDRIRKIHPPAHIVVISERYGDIYYKLLDDFPKLPILKGYYKSKKKK, from the coding sequence ATGACACTACTATTAATTAGAGGAGATAGTTATGAAAAATTGAAGAATGCCTTAGCAGATGTAGATAGACATGCAGAATTAACAATTATAGGAAAACCTAAAATTATAGTTCCAGAGGCGGCTGATGAAATATTAGGACATATCTTAGGAGAGGTAAAAAAGCCATGTAAAAAGGCATGCGTTGCGAAGATTGCTGAAAAGGCTCCAAAAGCAATAGATAGAATTAGAAAAATTCATCCTCCTGCTCATATAGTAGTCATTAGTGAAAGATATGGAGATATATACTATAAACTGTTAGATGATTTTCCAAAATTGCCAATATTAAAAGGTTATTACAAATCAAAAAAAAAGAAATAA
- the ileS gene encoding isoleucine--tRNA ligase, whose protein sequence is MKSVGPVNFRELDKKIKKFWEENDIYQKVKKKNEGNKEFYFVDGPPYCSGAIHLGTAWNKIIKDTYLRFKRMQGYNVLDKAGWDMHGLPIEVKVENEFGIKNKKEIETKIGVEQFIEKCKEFALKHKEIMENQFKNLGVWLDWENAYMPITKEYMEIGWWTLKVAHEKGLLTRDLRVVYWCPRCETALAEHEVRGEYKEVYDPSVYVKFKLKDEENTYIIIWTTTPWTLIANLAVAVHPNYDYAYVEVEFDDKKEVWIIAEKLVEDVINKAKKLYNIKNYKIIKKVKGKELEGIKYIHPLLDENERQKEFAKLENAHTIILGEHVTLEGGTGLVHTAPGHGEEDFEVGKKYNLPIYSPIDDEGKYIEGKWKGVFVKDADNEIIETLKDKGLLVYVGKIKHSYPHCWRCKTPLLFRATEQWFLEISKIKDNIIEHAKTVKWIPHWVETRYINGVKFVGDWNISRQRYWGIPLPVWVCEKCGKYIVVESVEELEERMINKDEVGEIKDLHKPTVDKIKLRCECGGVMERVPDVLDVWFDSGLAPYASIGSKTLKKADFITEGHDQVTKWFYSQHALSAIVFNDIPYKKCLMHGFTLDERGEKMSKSLGNIVNPDDVVEKYGADLLRFYLLSANKVWEDLRFVWSEMDDVLSLFNTLWNAYMFAVNYMVLDNFKPDKKYFEHLKDEDRWILSRVNTVAKIAIENLDIPYFHTYTWTLKDFILNDLSRWYIRLIRDRTWKEKDDYDKLAAYQTLYYVLLKLSIIMAPVSPHVAEAIYQNLKTEDMEESIFMNKIEVDEEFIDEELERDMAIVRDIVDAIYRGRDKIKYTLRYPLKEITIAGGEEVKKAVERFKYIIKNQGNVKNIKFGEVEGSKYIIKPNYKELGKRYRSEVPKVVEILKKVDPKELMEKLKEGSVILDGYEIKPEYVEIRLEVPEHIAGVEFSKGTVFINTEITDDLIREGLMREIIRRIQAMRKDLDLDIEEKIKVKVEGVDIDEFKEIIEREVRGIFVDDIKEDYTKDWEIKTPNGEIYRVKITIERINKK, encoded by the coding sequence ATGAAAAGTGTAGGGCCAGTTAATTTTAGAGAGTTGGACAAAAAAATAAAAAAATTCTGGGAAGAGAATGATATATATCAAAAAGTAAAGAAAAAGAATGAAGGAAATAAAGAATTTTATTTTGTTGATGGACCTCCTTACTGTTCTGGGGCAATACATCTTGGAACTGCATGGAATAAAATAATTAAAGATACATATTTAAGATTTAAAAGAATGCAAGGATATAATGTTTTAGATAAAGCTGGATGGGACATGCATGGCTTACCAATAGAGGTTAAAGTTGAAAATGAGTTTGGAATAAAAAACAAGAAAGAGATTGAAACAAAAATTGGTGTAGAACAATTTATTGAAAAATGTAAAGAATTTGCTTTAAAACACAAAGAAATTATGGAAAATCAGTTTAAAAACTTAGGAGTTTGGTTAGATTGGGAAAATGCATACATGCCAATAACTAAGGAGTATATGGAGATAGGTTGGTGGACATTAAAAGTTGCTCATGAGAAAGGATTATTAACAAGAGATTTGAGGGTTGTCTATTGGTGTCCAAGATGTGAAACTGCCTTAGCAGAGCACGAAGTTAGAGGAGAGTATAAAGAAGTTTATGATCCATCTGTTTATGTAAAATTTAAATTAAAAGATGAAGAAAACACCTATATTATAATTTGGACAACAACTCCATGGACTTTAATAGCTAACTTGGCTGTTGCAGTACATCCAAACTATGACTATGCTTATGTAGAAGTTGAATTTGATGACAAAAAAGAAGTTTGGATTATTGCTGAAAAGTTAGTTGAGGATGTTATAAACAAAGCTAAAAAATTATACAATATCAAAAACTACAAAATAATTAAAAAAGTTAAAGGAAAAGAGTTAGAAGGAATAAAATATATTCATCCATTATTAGATGAGAATGAGAGGCAGAAAGAATTTGCTAAATTAGAAAATGCTCATACTATAATATTAGGGGAGCATGTAACCTTAGAGGGAGGAACTGGTTTAGTTCACACAGCTCCTGGACATGGGGAAGAGGACTTTGAAGTTGGTAAAAAATACAATCTGCCTATATATTCACCAATAGATGATGAAGGTAAATACATAGAAGGAAAATGGAAAGGAGTTTTTGTTAAAGATGCAGATAATGAAATAATAGAAACTCTAAAAGATAAAGGATTGTTAGTTTATGTTGGAAAAATAAAACATAGTTATCCACACTGTTGGAGATGTAAAACACCTCTCTTGTTTAGAGCTACTGAGCAGTGGTTTTTAGAGATATCAAAAATTAAAGATAATATTATAGAGCATGCAAAAACTGTTAAATGGATACCTCACTGGGTTGAAACAAGATATATAAATGGAGTTAAGTTTGTTGGGGACTGGAATATAAGTAGGCAGAGGTATTGGGGAATTCCATTGCCAGTATGGGTTTGTGAGAAATGTGGAAAATATATAGTTGTGGAAAGTGTTGAAGAATTAGAGGAGAGAATGATAAATAAAGATGAAGTTGGAGAGATTAAAGATTTGCATAAACCAACAGTTGATAAAATAAAATTGAGATGTGAATGTGGAGGAGTAATGGAGAGAGTTCCAGATGTCTTAGATGTTTGGTTTGACTCTGGATTAGCTCCTTATGCTTCAATTGGTTCAAAAACATTAAAAAAAGCTGACTTTATAACAGAAGGGCATGACCAAGTTACTAAGTGGTTTTATTCACAACATGCACTTTCAGCAATTGTATTCAATGACATCCCATACAAAAAATGTTTAATGCACGGCTTTACTTTGGATGAACGTGGAGAAAAGATGAGTAAGAGTTTAGGAAATATAGTTAATCCAGATGATGTCGTTGAAAAATATGGGGCTGATTTATTAAGATTCTATCTTTTAAGTGCAAACAAGGTTTGGGAAGATTTAAGGTTTGTATGGAGTGAAATGGATGATGTTTTAAGTTTATTTAATACCTTATGGAACGCCTATATGTTCGCTGTAAATTACATGGTGTTAGATAACTTTAAACCTGATAAAAAATACTTTGAACATCTAAAAGATGAAGATAGATGGATTTTAAGTAGAGTAAATACTGTTGCCAAAATAGCAATTGAAAACCTTGATATTCCATATTTCCACACATACACATGGACATTAAAAGATTTCATATTAAATGACTTAAGTAGATGGTATATTAGATTGATTAGAGATAGAACATGGAAAGAAAAAGATGACTATGATAAATTAGCAGCATATCAAACACTCTACTATGTCTTATTAAAGTTATCTATAATAATGGCTCCTGTATCTCCTCATGTAGCTGAGGCAATATATCAAAACTTAAAAACAGAAGATATGGAAGAAAGTATATTTATGAATAAAATAGAAGTTGATGAAGAGTTTATTGATGAAGAGTTAGAGAGAGATATGGCAATAGTTAGAGATATAGTTGACGCTATTTATAGAGGAAGAGATAAAATAAAATACACCTTAAGATATCCATTAAAAGAAATAACTATTGCTGGTGGGGAAGAGGTTAAAAAAGCAGTAGAGAGATTTAAATACATAATAAAAAATCAGGGTAATGTCAAAAATATCAAATTTGGAGAAGTTGAAGGTAGCAAATACATAATAAAACCAAACTATAAAGAGTTAGGTAAGAGATATAGAAGTGAAGTTCCAAAGGTCGTTGAGATATTAAAAAAAGTAGATCCTAAGGAGTTAATGGAAAAATTAAAAGAAGGTTCTGTAATATTGGATGGATATGAAATTAAGCCAGAGTATGTTGAAATTAGGTTAGAGGTTCCTGAGCACATTGCAGGAGTTGAATTTTCAAAGGGAACTGTCTTTATAAATACTGAAATTACTGATGATTTAATAAGAGAAGGGTTAATGAGGGAAATTATAAGAAGAATTCAAGCAATGAGAAAAGATTTAGACTTAGATATAGAAGAAAAAATTAAAGTTAAAGTTGAAGGAGTAGATATAGATGAGTTTAAGGAAATTATAGAAAGAGAAGTAAGGGGAATATTTGTAGATGATATAAAAGAGGACTATACAAAAGATTGGGAAATAAAAACTCCAAATGGGGAAATATATAGAGTTAAAATAACTATCGAAAGAATAAATAAGAAATAA